The following proteins are co-located in the Streptomyces sp. NBC_00435 genome:
- a CDS encoding glycosyltransferase has product MFICAVSLALFWMAAFTLWWQMHAWRTPETLASTRFDRPDGGGRLAFSLLLPARHEQAVLEHTIERLLESSHRDYEIIVIVGHDDPGTAEVAERAAARAPGLVRVITDHNEVKNKPKALNTALPHCRGDIVGVFDAEDQVHPELLSHVDHAFRATGADVVQGGVQLINFHSSWYSLRNCLEYFFWFRSRLHLHAEKGFIPLGGNTVFVRTEVLREAGGWDPNCLAEDCDLGVRLSSAGKKVVVAYDSDMVTREETPGSLVSLLKQRTRWNQGFLQVYRKKDWQRLPGRGQRWLARYTLMTPFMQATSGVVIPVNFAVAVLLDVPVGIAIVTFLPMITAMVTFVFEVVGLHDFGRQYGMRVRFTHYAKLVAGGPFYQVMLAGAAIRAVWREQRGRSDWELTSHTGAHLAGALASAATGRDSAVGGPAPTHVSASVTSREDSHQ; this is encoded by the coding sequence ATGTTCATTTGTGCCGTGTCACTCGCGCTCTTCTGGATGGCCGCGTTCACGCTCTGGTGGCAGATGCACGCGTGGAGGACGCCCGAGACCCTGGCCTCGACCCGGTTCGACCGCCCCGACGGCGGCGGCCGGCTGGCCTTCTCGCTGCTCCTGCCCGCCCGCCACGAGCAGGCGGTCCTGGAGCACACCATCGAGCGGCTCCTGGAATCGAGCCACCGCGACTACGAGATCATCGTGATCGTCGGCCACGACGACCCCGGGACCGCGGAGGTGGCCGAGCGGGCCGCCGCCCGTGCGCCCGGTCTCGTACGCGTCATCACCGACCACAACGAGGTCAAGAACAAGCCGAAGGCCCTCAACACCGCCCTCCCGCACTGCCGGGGCGACATCGTCGGGGTCTTCGACGCCGAGGACCAGGTCCACCCCGAGCTGCTCTCCCACGTGGACCACGCCTTCCGCGCCACCGGCGCCGACGTGGTGCAGGGCGGGGTCCAGCTCATCAACTTCCACTCCAGCTGGTACAGCCTGCGCAACTGCCTGGAGTACTTCTTCTGGTTCCGCTCCCGCCTGCACCTGCACGCCGAGAAGGGCTTCATCCCGCTCGGCGGCAACACCGTCTTCGTGCGGACCGAGGTGCTGCGCGAGGCCGGTGGCTGGGACCCGAACTGCCTCGCCGAGGACTGCGACCTGGGCGTGCGGCTGTCCTCCGCGGGCAAGAAGGTGGTGGTTGCCTACGACTCCGACATGGTGACCCGTGAGGAGACCCCGGGCTCGCTGGTGAGCCTGCTCAAGCAGCGCACCCGCTGGAACCAGGGCTTCCTCCAGGTGTACCGGAAGAAGGACTGGCAGCGGCTGCCCGGCCGCGGCCAGCGCTGGCTGGCCCGCTACACGCTCATGACCCCGTTCATGCAGGCCACTTCGGGGGTCGTCATCCCGGTCAACTTCGCCGTCGCCGTCCTCCTCGACGTCCCCGTCGGCATCGCGATCGTCACCTTCCTGCCGATGATCACCGCGATGGTCACCTTCGTGTTCGAGGTCGTCGGCCTCCACGACTTCGGCCGTCAGTACGGGATGCGCGTGCGCTTCACGCACTACGCCAAGCTCGTGGCCGGCGGCCCGTTCTACCAGGTGATGCTGGCCGGCGCCGCGATCCGCGCGGTCTGGCGCGAGCAGCGCGGACGGAGCGACTGGGAGCTGACCAGTCACACCGGGGCGCACCTCGCGGGGGCGCTCGCGTCAGCCGCGACCGGGAGGGACTCCGCCGTCGGCGGCCCTGCCCCGACCCACGTTTCCGCGTCCGTCACGAGCCGAGAGGACAGTCACCAGTGA